One stretch of Cohnella algarum DNA includes these proteins:
- a CDS encoding DUF421 domain-containing protein — MPDSSEILLRSLGALTMLFLMARILGKKQISQLTFFEYVLGITLGSLAGFISTDIEANYWHGTLALLVWFVVPFLFELLTLKSKTARRIFEGKGRVIVKEGKIMEDNLKKERLTADEMLSQLRGKGVFNLADVEFAVMETNGEVSVLLKKDKQPLSASHLGIRTVNEVETQTVVIDGKIMYEPLATLELSPGWLMTELEKIGVTLDNVFLAQVDAYQQLYIDLYDDKIKTPAPQGKALLFSTLKKAQADLELFASSTRDPSAKAMYEASSKELAGVIEEVRPMLQS, encoded by the coding sequence ATGCCGGATTCGTCCGAAATTTTGCTTCGTTCGCTCGGAGCGCTGACCATGTTGTTTCTAATGGCCCGGATCCTGGGGAAAAAACAGATTTCGCAGCTGACCTTTTTCGAATACGTGCTGGGCATTACGCTCGGATCCTTGGCCGGATTCATCTCCACCGATATCGAAGCGAACTATTGGCATGGCACGCTCGCCTTGCTTGTCTGGTTCGTGGTGCCGTTCCTGTTCGAATTGCTGACGCTGAAAAGCAAGACCGCCCGCCGCATCTTCGAAGGCAAAGGCCGCGTCATCGTCAAGGAAGGAAAAATCATGGAGGACAATTTAAAGAAAGAGCGGCTGACGGCGGATGAAATGCTTTCCCAGCTGCGGGGCAAGGGCGTGTTCAACCTCGCGGACGTGGAATTCGCCGTCATGGAGACGAACGGGGAAGTAAGCGTGCTGCTGAAAAAGGACAAGCAGCCCTTGTCGGCGAGCCACCTCGGCATCCGCACCGTCAACGAGGTTGAAACCCAAACCGTCGTCATCGACGGAAAAATCATGTACGAGCCGCTGGCCACGCTCGAGCTGAGTCCCGGCTGGCTGATGACCGAATTGGAAAAGATCGGCGTCACGCTGGACAACGTGTTTCTCGCGCAGGTCGACGCCTACCAGCAGCTGTACATCGATCTGTACGACGACAAAATCAAAACCCCGGCGCCGCAAGGGAAAGCTTTGCTGTTCTCCACGCTGAAAAAAGCGCAGGCGGATTTGGAGCTGTTCGCTTCGTCCACGCGCGATCCTTCGGCCAAAGCCATGTACGAGGCAAGCTCCAAGGAGCTTGCGGGCGTCATCGAAGAAGTAAGACCGATGCTTCAAAGCTGA
- the spoVAC gene encoding stage V sporulation protein AC, translated as MGSSKTKKLTPVQREYQIMAWKREPSRSVLRNCARAFAVGGAICLLGQCIQQALVHFAGWDEKKAGDPTVAILIIVSVVLTSLGVYDKIGQWAGAGSAVPVTGFANSMASAAIEHRSEGLVLGVGAQMFKLAGSVIVFGTVAAFAVAIVRLIVRGG; from the coding sequence AAAAATTGACCCCTGTCCAGCGGGAGTATCAAATTATGGCTTGGAAACGCGAACCTTCCCGGAGCGTATTGCGCAACTGCGCGCGGGCGTTCGCGGTCGGGGGCGCGATTTGTTTGCTCGGACAATGCATTCAGCAGGCGTTGGTGCACTTTGCGGGCTGGGACGAGAAAAAGGCGGGCGATCCGACCGTCGCGATTCTGATTATCGTTTCGGTCGTTTTGACGAGCCTGGGCGTGTACGACAAGATCGGCCAGTGGGCGGGAGCGGGCTCCGCCGTGCCCGTGACCGGGTTTGCCAATTCGATGGCATCGGCTGCGATCGAGCACCGGAGCGAAGGACTCGTCCTCGGCGTCGGCGCCCAGATGTTCAAGCTGGCCGGAAGCGTCATCGTGTTTGGGACGGTAGCCGCCTTTGCGGTTGCGATCGTCCGATTAATCGTACGCGGGGGGTGA